The Hymenobacter oligotrophus genome segment GGCGACGTGGCCTTTGCTGGCGTAGTTGCTCTGCACTTTTTCGGCACCCGCGAACGAGTTGAAAGTGGCTTTCACTACGTACCAGCGGTTCGAAACGCCCTTTACCAGCACGGGTTTGCCAGTTACAGCCGGGCGGCTTTCGGCAGCAGCTTTCGTTGCCGTAGCTACCGACGCAGCCTTTGGGCCCACCGTTGCAGCAGGCTTTGCTTTGGCAACGGGTGCTGGTGCTGCCTCTACGGGCTTGGCAATTTCGGGTTGTGCTTCGGGGGCTCCGTCGGGCACTACGGCTTCGGCCCAAGCCGGCGAAGCTAGGTTAGCGGCCTGAATGGGCCGAGCGGCTTCGGCATCACCTTTGAAGAAGCTTATCTTCCAGTTTTCCGGGATGTTACCTAGGCGCAGCGCAATCTGGTATTGAGCTGTCATCACCAACCCCAGCGACACCGCAAACAAGGCCGACGTGGCCAGTTTGCGCAGGCGGCTGCGGCGCACCGGCGCCAACACCGGCTCCGGTGCTTGGCGGCTCCGCTCGCGGGCCAGCACGGCGTCGGTTACGCGCACCGGGCGCGAGGTTAGCTCGGGCAAGCCAAAGCTGGCGGCCAGCAGGTTTTGCTGGCCCGTGAATTCAAAATCGAGGCCGCGGCCGGGGGCGCGGCGAAATACGCCAATGCCGGGCAGCTCCGTACGCTGCTGCTCATCTAGCTCCTGCTGCATGTTGGCCACGGCTTCGCGCACTTGCTGGCGCGCTTGCGGAGCCCCAATGCCGTAGTGGCGGCTAATGGCATCAACCAGCAACCCGTCGTTGCGGGTGAGCGATTGGTTGAAGGCCACGCGTTTGGCCGGCGGCGCCAGCGTATGGCGTACCGGGTGCAGGCGGGCGGGCTCGTAGTCCGCAATCAGGCCGCCAAAATCGGGGATAATTACACAGTCGTGGTCCCGAAGCAGGTGCTGAATGTGGTCGGTTAGCTGCAAAGTGTAGAGGTTAAGCGGTACGAAGCAGTTGAGAGAGCTGGGCCGGACAATCCCCTTTTTGCCACCCGAGCCGCCGTTCTGCCCACTTCGGTGGCAGCCCGGCGGCTCGGCAACGTGGCTGTTATCAGCTGATTAGAACTGGTAACCTAGGCCTGCCAGTATGTTTACGCCCTTGGTTGGATAATTCAAGAAACGCTCGTACTTGCGGCCTAGTAGGTTGTTGCCCAAAACAAAGAAAGACAGATTTTCTGAAAAGCGGTAATCGGCGCGCAGGTTCAGGTCGATTACCGAGTCGGTGGGCCGCACCACGTTGTTGAACTCTGCGGGGATTGTGGCAGTACGACGCAGCACCGAGCCGTAGCTCGAGCTCAGCACGTACAACTCGCCACCCAACATCAGCTTGTCAGCGGCGTTGTACGAACCGAAGAACACGCCCTGGAAGGCCGGCCGGTGATACGCTTTTTCCAGCGTCTTCACTTTGTAGCCGTTGTAGTCGAGCTTGGTACCTACCCGCACGCGTTCGGCGGCGTTGTAAATCAGCTCGCCGTGGATGTTTACCAGCTGGGTAGCCTTGGGGTCGTACACCAGGTCGAACTTGGTGGAGTCGCGGCGCGAGTTGTTGTAGAAGTACAGGTTACGGTCGTTGGCCAAGGTTACCTTCACCGAAGTTTGCAGCGAACGAGCCGGCGCGGCATTAAAGCCGAAAAACAGCGTCGGGCCGCGGCGGGTATCGGCCACGCGCTGGTTGGGGCCCAGCCAGGCATTTTCCTGCGTCAGGTCGTAGAGCGTAACGCGCTGCAGGCCGCCACCCAAGCCGCCGAACAGCACAAACTTGTCCTCCACTACCGCATAGCCCAGGCGCACGGCGGGCATCACCGAAACCTGGCTGGCATTGTTGATGGTGTCGCCGGTGTAGCCCAGCGTAGCCCCTACCGATACATCCAAGCGGCCCGCAATGTTCTGCTCGAACGCCGGCGTTAGCTGCACAAACGGGCGGCTCACGGTCAGCGAGTCCTTTTGCGAGATGAACGACAGGTCGCCATCGATGCGCACGCGGCCTTTCTCCGTCACGTAGTAAGCCGTGCGCAGTTGGGCGTACAAATCCGACTCCTTGGCCTTGAAATTGTCTTTCCAATAGCGGAAACCACCGGCCAGGTCGTACTGAAACTTGGCGTCCCGGTCGCGGTTGCGCAAGAACAGTTGGGCATCGGCGCGGTAAAACACCTGCTTGATGCTGTCTTTTTCGGGCTTGCGCTCGATGTCGGGATTGTAGCCGTAGAAGTTGGCCCGGTCGCGCCCTAGGTTCAGTTTGGCACCTAGGGTCGTGGCACCCCGGTACATCTCGCCGTTCAGGTTCAGGCGGCTTTGGCTGGTGGCGGAGTTTTTGCCATCAACCGGCCCACGTGCCGAGGACAAGTGGCGCAAGTCGAGCCCGAAGGCGTGATCTTGGCTGCGGGTGGTATGAAAGTGCGCTTGCCCCAGCAACGAGGCGTAGTTGCCCACGCCCACGCGGGCGTAGTTGCCTTGCAGCGGCTGCAGCTCCTCCTGCTTGATGGTGAGCACCCGCACCGAGGGGTTCAGGTTTTGGCTCGGCAGGCGAAAATCGGGGAAGGTGTAGCGAACGGTGCG includes the following:
- a CDS encoding TonB-dependent receptor, giving the protein MSVSSSQRLTLAALLAAAAVPAAAQTGKPRTGGKIEDAEIEIVKERENQLPEAARNYDKVVLPPAATPDRTVRYTFPDFRLPSQNLNPSVRVLTIKQEELQPLQGNYARVGVGNYASLLGQAHFHTTRSQDHAFGLDLRHLSSARGPVDGKNSATSQSRLNLNGEMYRGATTLGAKLNLGRDRANFYGYNPDIERKPEKDSIKQVFYRADAQLFLRNRDRDAKFQYDLAGGFRYWKDNFKAKESDLYAQLRTAYYVTEKGRVRIDGDLSFISQKDSLTVSRPFVQLTPAFEQNIAGRLDVSVGATLGYTGDTINNASQVSVMPAVRLGYAVVEDKFVLFGGLGGGLQRVTLYDLTQENAWLGPNQRVADTRRGPTLFFGFNAAPARSLQTSVKVTLANDRNLYFYNNSRRDSTKFDLVYDPKATQLVNIHGELIYNAAERVRVGTKLDYNGYKVKTLEKAYHRPAFQGVFFGSYNAADKLMLGGELYVLSSSYGSVLRRTATIPAEFNNVVRPTDSVIDLNLRADYRFSENLSFFVLGNNLLGRKYERFLNYPTKGVNILAGLGYQF
- a CDS encoding HU domain-containing protein, coding for MQLTDHIQHLLRDHDCVIIPDFGGLIADYEPARLHPVRHTLAPPAKRVAFNQSLTRNDGLLVDAISRHYGIGAPQARQQVREAVANMQQELDEQQRTELPGIGVFRRAPGRGLDFEFTGQQNLLAASFGLPELTSRPVRVTDAVLARERSRQAPEPVLAPVRRSRLRKLATSALFAVSLGLVMTAQYQIALRLGNIPENWKISFFKGDAEAARPIQAANLASPAWAEAVVPDGAPEAQPEIAKPVEAAPAPVAKAKPAATVGPKAASVATATKAAAESRPAVTGKPVLVKGVSNRWYVVKATFNSFAGAEKVQSNYASKGHVAKILMPRWGHRGVVNTKKYRVAVADFADKATAQRNLPALRKQFGNEIQVYPY